In Portunus trituberculatus isolate SZX2019 chromosome 10, ASM1759143v1, whole genome shotgun sequence, one genomic interval encodes:
- the LOC123501948 gene encoding heme-binding protein 2-like isoform X2 — translation MVMSAILKDLRAAFGDVEAAPYTVVVERGGYEERVYPARQWVCTTMAGPSRHDLVTPMFRRLFCYISGRNDPNVRIDMTTPVVTLVEPKRSEGEKNGESKDIKTQHCSSNGTSSPTSPASSSSSTSSSISTPSSPASSSSSPLPVYTMGFLIPASHQETPPPSSDKNIFFEDRPQLVVLCRRFSGYMNDEVVAKELAALHQSIINNGEEEGVDFSRYYVAGYDPPFKLLGRRNEVWVVKKVSENRLNGCNGSEVSLNGVLMKEEQLGDDDMVQLVTENGNDEVMLS, via the exons ATGGTCATGTCAGCCATCCTGAAGGACCTGAGGGCAGCCTTTGGGGATGTGGAGGCGGCGCCCTACACTGTGGTGGTGGAGCGAGGG GGTTATGAGGAGAGGGTGTATCCAGCAAGGCAGTGGGTCTGTACTACAATGGCAGGCCCCAGCAGACACGACCTGGTGACGCCCATGTTCAGGAGGCTCTTCTGTTACATCTCCGGCAGGAATGACCCGA ACGTGAGGATCGACATGACAACCCCGGTGGTAACTTTAGTGGAACCGAAgcgaagtgagggagagaagaacggAGAGAGCAAGGACATAAAGACACAACACTGCTCTTCTAACGGCACGTCCTCGCCTACTtcccctgcttcctcctcctcctccacctcttcctccatctccaccccctcctccccggcctcctcgtcctcctccccgcTGCCTGTGTACACAATGGGTTTCCTCATCCCCGCGTCGCACCAGGAGACACCGCCGCCGTCCTCTGATAAGAATATTTTCTTTGAAGATCGCCCACAGTTAGTCGTcctctgcag GCGGTTCAGCGGGTACATGAATGATGAAGTGGTCGCCAAGGAACTCGCTGCCTTACACCAGTCAATAATCAacaacggagaggaggagggcgtggaCTTCTCCCGTTACTATGTGGCAGGTTATGATCCACCCTTCAAACTGCTGGGGAGACGGAACGAGGTGTGGGTGGTGAAGAAAGTGAGCGAGAATAGGCTGAATGGATGCAATGGAAGCGAGGTGTCGCTAAACGGGGTGCTGATGAAGGAGGAGCAGCTGGGTGATGATGATATGGTACAGTTGGTTACAGAGAACGGGAATGATGAAGTGATGTTATCCTGA
- the LOC123501948 gene encoding heme-binding protein 2-like isoform X1 — protein MCGEMVMSAILKDLRAAFGDVEAAPYTVVVERGGYEERVYPARQWVCTTMAGPSRHDLVTPMFRRLFCYISGRNDPNVRIDMTTPVVTLVEPKRSEGEKNGESKDIKTQHCSSNGTSSPTSPASSSSSTSSSISTPSSPASSSSSPLPVYTMGFLIPASHQETPPPSSDKNIFFEDRPQLVVLCRRFSGYMNDEVVAKELAALHQSIINNGEEEGVDFSRYYVAGYDPPFKLLGRRNEVWVVKKVSENRLNGCNGSEVSLNGVLMKEEQLGDDDMVQLVTENGNDEVMLS, from the exons ATGTGTGGTG AAATGGTCATGTCAGCCATCCTGAAGGACCTGAGGGCAGCCTTTGGGGATGTGGAGGCGGCGCCCTACACTGTGGTGGTGGAGCGAGGG GGTTATGAGGAGAGGGTGTATCCAGCAAGGCAGTGGGTCTGTACTACAATGGCAGGCCCCAGCAGACACGACCTGGTGACGCCCATGTTCAGGAGGCTCTTCTGTTACATCTCCGGCAGGAATGACCCGA ACGTGAGGATCGACATGACAACCCCGGTGGTAACTTTAGTGGAACCGAAgcgaagtgagggagagaagaacggAGAGAGCAAGGACATAAAGACACAACACTGCTCTTCTAACGGCACGTCCTCGCCTACTtcccctgcttcctcctcctcctccacctcttcctccatctccaccccctcctccccggcctcctcgtcctcctccccgcTGCCTGTGTACACAATGGGTTTCCTCATCCCCGCGTCGCACCAGGAGACACCGCCGCCGTCCTCTGATAAGAATATTTTCTTTGAAGATCGCCCACAGTTAGTCGTcctctgcag GCGGTTCAGCGGGTACATGAATGATGAAGTGGTCGCCAAGGAACTCGCTGCCTTACACCAGTCAATAATCAacaacggagaggaggagggcgtggaCTTCTCCCGTTACTATGTGGCAGGTTATGATCCACCCTTCAAACTGCTGGGGAGACGGAACGAGGTGTGGGTGGTGAAGAAAGTGAGCGAGAATAGGCTGAATGGATGCAATGGAAGCGAGGTGTCGCTAAACGGGGTGCTGATGAAGGAGGAGCAGCTGGGTGATGATGATATGGTACAGTTGGTTACAGAGAACGGGAATGATGAAGTGATGTTATCCTGA
- the LOC123501951 gene encoding dynein light chain Tctex-type 1-like, translating into MEDVTQSEEHQFVVDEVSTIIKESIETVIGGNAYTSAKVNNWTSQVVENVLGNLSKLNKAFKYIVSCVIMQKNGAGLHTASSCYWNNDTDGSCTVRWENKTMFCIVSVFGLAL; encoded by the exons ATGGAAGACGTTACTCAGAGCGAGGAG CATCAGTTTGTGGTGGATGAGGTGAGCACCATCATCAAGGAGAGCATCGAGACAGTGATCGGCGGCAATGCTTACACCAGTGCCAAGGTCAACAATTGGACCTCGCAGGTGGTGGAGAACGTGCTGGGTAACCTGTCCAAGCTCAACAAGGCATTCAAGTATATTG TATCATGTGTCATCATGCAGAAGAATGGTGCTGGTCTACACACGGCCAGTTCGTGCTACTGGAACAATGACACGGACGGGTCTTGCACTGTGCGCTGGGAGAATAAGACTATGTTCTGTATCGTCTCTGTGTTCGGCCTGGCTCTCTAA